A genomic window from Flavobacterium sp. I3-2 includes:
- a CDS encoding outer membrane protein assembly factor BamD — protein sequence MKKLSVILLLAISLGSCSTYQKALKSEDSAYQTSVADEMFKAEKYKKAIKLYDLVITREGMKPNYRSVVFNDGKANYILGKYELSAPILKRFNLTYPVGEHVEEARYLEAMSLYNMSEVYSLDQHITFDAITKFDDYIQKYPESEFIEQAKLYKKELVEKLEKKAYEAAKQYNTIGEYTRDYTAAIVALDNFMLDYPGSIYKEDALFYKFDSAYKLAINSVYSKMNDRIQTAMKAYEGLVNYNGNTKYKEKADKMLTRLEKESKQFSNI from the coding sequence ATGAAAAAACTGTCGGTTATTTTACTGTTAGCTATTTCGTTAGGTAGTTGTTCTACATATCAAAAGGCTCTAAAGTCTGAAGATTCTGCCTATCAAACTAGTGTGGCAGACGAAATGTTCAAAGCAGAAAAATATAAAAAAGCAATTAAATTATATGATTTGGTTATAACTAGAGAAGGTATGAAACCAAATTATAGATCAGTTGTTTTTAATGATGGTAAGGCGAATTATATCTTAGGGAAATATGAGTTATCTGCTCCGATTTTAAAAAGATTTAATTTGACATATCCTGTTGGAGAACATGTCGAAGAAGCTAGATATCTTGAGGCAATGTCTTTATATAATATGTCTGAAGTTTACTCATTAGATCAACATATAACTTTTGATGCAATTACAAAATTTGATGATTACATTCAAAAATATCCAGAATCTGAGTTCATTGAACAAGCAAAATTATATAAAAAAGAGTTAGTAGAAAAGCTTGAGAAAAAAGCTTATGAAGCAGCAAAACAATATAATACAATTGGTGAATATACAAGAGATTATACAGCTGCAATTGTTGCTTTAGATAATTTTATGTTAGATTATCCAGGTTCAATTTATAAAGAAGATGCTCTTTTTTACAAATTTGACTCTGCTTATAAATTGGCAATAAATAGTGTGTATTCTAAAATGAATGATCGAATTCAAACTGCTATGAAAGCATACGAAGGTTTAGTGAATTATAACGGGAATACAAAATACAAAGAGAAAGCTGATAAAATGCTAACTCGTTTAGAAAAAGAATCAAAACAATTTTCAAATATTTAA
- a CDS encoding DNA-directed RNA polymerase subunit omega: MDLKKTTAPVNTVTYNKDLIEGPTGNVYEAITIIAKRASQINAEIKKELIEKLEEFATYNDSLDEVFENKEQIEVSKYYEKLPKPHALAVEEWLAGEITYKENFKDTLK, translated from the coding sequence ATGGACTTAAAGAAAACAACGGCTCCAGTAAATACTGTTACTTATAACAAAGATTTAATTGAAGGGCCAACAGGTAATGTTTACGAGGCAATTACAATTATCGCTAAAAGAGCAAGTCAAATTAATGCTGAAATCAAAAAAGAATTGATTGAAAAATTAGAAGAATTTGCTACTTACAACGATAGTTTGGATGAAGTATTTGAAAATAAAGAACAAATTGAAGTTTCTAAATACTACGAAAAATTACCTAAACCACATGCTTTAGCAGTTGAAGAATGGTTAGCTGGTGAGATTACTTACAAAGAAAACTTCAAAGATACTTTAAAATAA
- the coaBC gene encoding bifunctional phosphopantothenoylcysteine decarboxylase/phosphopantothenate--cysteine ligase CoaBC — protein MSVLSGKKIVLGITGGIAAYKTATLVRKFIKAGAHVQVIMTPAALDFITPITLGTLSKRPVYTQFFNKSNAEGVWNNHVEMALWADMMLIAPATANTLSKMATGACDDLLMATYLSAKCPVYFAPAMDLDMYVHPSTENNFKILEGYGNIMIPAESGELASGLSGQGRMAEPENIVAFLEKDLEKKLPLKGKKILVTAGPTYEPIDPVRFIGNHSTGKMGFDIADAAASLGAEVLLVSGPSHLSPKNNQVKIHRVFSAKEMYHFCHDNFDSVDSVVAAAAVADYRPKVVATQKIKKNDETFTIELEKNPDILASLGKIKKQQYLIGFALETENEIEHAKVKITKKNLDLIVLNSLNDDGAGFGKPTNKVTFIDKDFNIFPQELKSKEEVAKDIVSKIVQYYEE, from the coding sequence ATGTCAGTTTTAAGCGGTAAAAAAATAGTACTGGGAATCACTGGTGGAATAGCTGCATATAAAACGGCAACTTTAGTTAGAAAATTTATAAAAGCAGGTGCACATGTCCAAGTGATCATGACACCTGCTGCTTTAGATTTTATTACTCCCATTACATTAGGAACTCTTTCTAAAAGACCTGTTTATACTCAGTTTTTTAATAAATCGAATGCTGAAGGTGTTTGGAATAATCACGTTGAAATGGCACTTTGGGCAGATATGATGTTGATAGCTCCTGCTACTGCAAATACGCTTTCAAAGATGGCAACTGGTGCTTGTGATGATTTATTAATGGCTACTTATTTGTCAGCTAAATGTCCTGTTTATTTTGCTCCAGCAATGGATTTAGATATGTATGTACATCCTTCAACAGAAAATAATTTTAAAATCTTAGAAGGTTACGGCAATATTATGATTCCTGCTGAATCTGGAGAATTAGCTTCAGGTTTGTCTGGCCAAGGACGCATGGCTGAACCTGAAAATATAGTAGCTTTTTTGGAAAAAGATTTAGAAAAAAAACTTCCTTTAAAAGGAAAAAAAATACTTGTTACGGCTGGTCCTACATACGAACCGATTGATCCTGTCCGATTTATAGGGAATCATTCAACAGGAAAAATGGGCTTTGATATTGCAGATGCTGCCGCAAGTTTAGGTGCAGAAGTACTTCTTGTTTCCGGACCAAGTCATTTGAGTCCAAAAAATAATCAAGTGAAAATTCATCGTGTATTTTCTGCTAAAGAAATGTATCATTTTTGTCATGATAATTTTGATTCAGTTGATTCAGTTGTTGCTGCAGCTGCAGTTGCTGACTATCGACCAAAAGTTGTTGCAACCCAAAAAATCAAAAAAAATGATGAAACATTTACCATTGAACTAGAAAAAAATCCTGACATTCTAGCTTCTTTAGGAAAAATTAAAAAACAGCAGTATTTAATTGGTTTTGCACTTGAAACTGAAAATGAAATTGAACATGCCAAAGTTAAAATCACAAAAAAGAATTTAGATTTAATAGTATTAAATTCTTTAAATGATGATGGCGCAGGTTTTGGAAAACCAACAAATAAAGTTACCTTTATTGATAAAGATTTTAATATCTTTCCACAAGAATTAAAATCGAAAGAAGAAGTAGCTAAAGATATCGTTTCCAAAATCGTTCAATATTATGAAGAATAG
- a CDS encoding DUF4835 family protein → MKNSIYFCFLFLFTNVIFAQELNCTVQIIADKVPQTNKQVFTTLKSAMTDFMNNTQFTPINFSREERIECNLILVVETFENNVVTGTLQVLSTRPVYDSNYNTQILNFKDNQVTFRYIEFEPLTYSDNTFNGDLVGIMSFYANLMIGLDSDSFEKLSGSQYLQKANNFVLLAQQSGSVGWKSSEKTINRYHLINDILSNQFVSYREALYDYHRLGLDEMISKPAESKVVIYDAIAKLENNHKIRPNAIPTRVFFDSKGDEIVSVFSAGPEFKKQQIVDLLNKVYPFLSGKWNKI, encoded by the coding sequence ATGAAGAATAGCATTTATTTTTGTTTTTTATTTTTATTTACCAATGTAATTTTCGCACAAGAATTAAATTGCACGGTTCAAATAATCGCTGACAAAGTTCCGCAAACTAATAAACAAGTTTTCACAACATTAAAATCGGCTATGACTGATTTTATGAACAATACGCAATTTACACCTATCAATTTTTCGAGAGAAGAACGTATTGAGTGTAATTTAATATTGGTTGTTGAAACTTTTGAAAACAATGTAGTTACAGGAACTTTACAAGTTTTGTCAACGCGACCTGTTTATGATTCAAATTATAATACACAAATCTTAAATTTCAAAGACAATCAAGTTACTTTCCGATACATTGAATTTGAGCCATTAACCTATTCAGATAATACTTTTAATGGTGATTTAGTTGGTATAATGTCTTTCTATGCAAATTTAATGATTGGATTAGATAGCGATTCATTTGAAAAATTATCAGGATCACAATATCTTCAAAAAGCAAATAATTTTGTTTTATTAGCACAACAATCGGGTAGTGTGGGATGGAAATCGAGCGAAAAAACAATCAACCGTTATCATCTAATTAATGATATACTTTCAAATCAATTTGTTTCATATCGCGAAGCACTTTATGATTATCATCGTTTAGGATTGGATGAGATGATTTCTAAACCTGCCGAATCTAAAGTTGTTATTTATGACGCGATTGCTAAACTTGAAAATAATCATAAGATTAGGCCAAATGCCATTCCAACCCGAGTGTTTTTCGATTCAAAAGGAGATGAGATTGTTTCTGTTTTCTCAGCTGGACCAGAATTCAAAAAACAACAAATTGTCGATTTATTAAACAAAGTTTATCCATTTCTAAGTGGAAAATGGAATAAAATTTAA